From the Deltaproteobacteria bacterium HGW-Deltaproteobacteria-4 genome, one window contains:
- a CDS encoding cytochrome C peroxidase translates to MPRQGTVKLSLPVLLLLTVFALAAPAGAAAPVALSQVPVPEPANLGLFVQDKNAAIRLGKALFWDMQVGSDGQTACATCHFHAGADSRSRNTLHPGVDGKFDNGHSRSNADLRGDDFPFVTFAVADDRTSARTVRDDRVGSQGVNKSRSLGINTGDKVELGRIVRDNEFHRNGRNVRQSTGRNAPSVINAVFNFANFWDGRANHYFNGVTPFGGMDTAARVHINTGNGLAQLDLTRQLLTNPYALDNASLASQAVGPVLSDIEMSWIGRSWPEVGRKMLTLKPLANQQVHANDSRLAPWRVANGLGLNTTYSAMIQAAFRPEFFNSPALVGGYSQMESNFSLFFGLALQLYQATLVADQTPFDRFLQGDNGAMSERAQKGWSIFQSGGAACFACHIGPELTGASVSLARAPGEAGLIELMTMGNGALANYDIGYYNIGATRTNDDLGRGGRVTLNGLSLPLSFTGQWFERATLPFNPVAQPGCINNFLANPPTICPPTADTITRQAVKGAFKTPGLRNIELTGPYMHDGSMVTLMQVVDFYTRGGNFHAENLADLDPFINTIGQLQGDEERQEELVDFLLALTDERVRQERAPFDHPQLIIPDGHEERIAGNPKRSRVLVDRMVEIPAVGANGRPAQGLPPLRPFLAPAGMSSTDFHYQP, encoded by the coding sequence ATGCCCCGACAAGGAACAGTCAAGTTATCACTGCCGGTTTTGCTGCTGTTAACCGTCTTTGCCCTCGCCGCCCCGGCGGGCGCCGCTGCTCCGGTAGCTCTCAGCCAGGTGCCGGTTCCGGAACCGGCCAATCTCGGGCTCTTTGTTCAGGACAAGAATGCCGCTATCCGTCTCGGCAAGGCCCTGTTCTGGGATATGCAGGTCGGCAGCGACGGTCAGACCGCTTGTGCCACCTGTCATTTCCATGCCGGGGCCGACAGCCGCAGCCGCAATACTCTCCACCCCGGAGTAGATGGCAAGTTTGACAACGGTCACAGCCGGTCTAATGCCGACCTGAGGGGAGATGACTTTCCCTTTGTCACCTTTGCGGTTGCCGATGATCGCACTTCGGCCCGCACTGTTCGTGACGACCGGGTCGGCTCGCAAGGGGTGAATAAATCCCGCTCCCTCGGCATCAACACCGGCGACAAAGTAGAACTGGGGCGCATCGTCCGCGACAACGAATTCCACCGGAACGGCCGGAACGTCCGCCAGAGTACCGGCCGCAATGCGCCGAGCGTGATCAATGCGGTCTTTAACTTTGCCAACTTCTGGGATGGCCGTGCCAACCACTATTTTAACGGTGTCACCCCCTTTGGGGGCATGGATACCGCCGCGCGGGTGCATATCAATACCGGCAACGGGCTGGCGCAGCTCGACCTTACCCGTCAGCTGTTAACTAATCCGTATGCACTGGATAACGCCAGCCTCGCTTCGCAGGCTGTCGGACCGGTGCTGTCAGATATCGAGATGTCGTGGATCGGCCGGAGCTGGCCCGAGGTCGGGCGGAAGATGTTGACCCTCAAGCCTCTGGCCAACCAACAGGTCCATGCTAACGACAGCCGCTTAGCGCCCTGGCGCGTCGCCAACGGCCTGGGGCTGAACACCACCTATAGCGCGATGATTCAGGCGGCCTTCCGGCCGGAATTTTTCAATAGCCCGGCACTCGTTGGCGGTTACAGTCAGATGGAGAGTAACTTCTCCCTCTTCTTCGGCCTGGCTTTGCAGCTTTATCAGGCGACCCTGGTCGCTGACCAGACCCCTTTTGACCGCTTTTTGCAGGGGGATAATGGAGCGATGAGTGAGCGCGCCCAAAAGGGCTGGAGTATCTTTCAGTCCGGTGGCGCCGCCTGTTTCGCTTGCCACATCGGCCCGGAGTTGACCGGCGCCTCGGTCAGCCTGGCGCGCGCTCCCGGTGAGGCCGGTCTTATCGAGTTGATGACCATGGGGAACGGCGCTTTAGCTAACTACGACATCGGTTATTACAATATCGGCGCCACCCGGACGAATGATGATCTGGGTCGCGGCGGCCGGGTGACTCTGAATGGACTGAGTCTGCCCCTCTCCTTTACCGGCCAATGGTTCGAGCGCGCCACTCTGCCCTTTAATCCAGTGGCGCAACCGGGCTGCATTAATAATTTTCTCGCGAATCCGCCGACCATCTGTCCCCCGACCGCCGACACTATCACCCGTCAAGCGGTGAAGGGTGCCTTTAAGACGCCGGGGCTGCGTAATATCGAGTTGACCGGTCCTTATATGCACGACGGCAGCATGGTGACCTTGATGCAGGTCGTCGATTTTTATACCCGCGGGGGGAACTTTCACGCCGAGAATCTTGCCGATCTTGATCCCTTCATCAACACCATCGGTCAGTTACAAGGTGATGAAGAGCGGCAGGAGGAGTTGGTCGATTTTCTTTTGGCTCTGACGGATGAGCGGGTACGCCAGGAGCGGGCGCCCTTTGATCACCCGCAACTCATTATCCCGGATGGCCATGAAGAGCGCATCGCCGGCAACCCCAAACGGTCGCGGGTGCTCGTTGACCGGATGGTCGAGATTCCGGCGGTCGGTGCCAATGGTCGCCCGGCGCAGGGTTTGCCTCCTTTGCGACCCTTCCTGGCGCCGGCCGGCATGAGCAGTACCGACTTTCATTATCAACCATGA
- a CDS encoding ABC transporter ATP-binding protein, with protein MIELIDVCKTYNQGQANEFTALRQISVSIAQQKITVLKGPSGSGKTTLLSLLGCMSRPSSGRIRLRGVRASWLPPEEEPSELDVSALPERFLTDIRRHTFGFIFQQFNLVRGINVLENVLLPALPTGEPRRESSERALRLLERFGLAAKRHQRSELLSGGEAQRVAIARALINNPRVLIADEPTAHLDRQLSLSFLALVEELRDEGKTLVIASHDPLIYSASQVDSLIELHDGTLENR; from the coding sequence ATGATTGAGTTGATCGACGTCTGCAAAACCTACAACCAGGGGCAAGCCAACGAGTTCACGGCCCTGCGCCAGATCTCAGTGTCCATCGCCCAACAGAAAATTACAGTGCTCAAGGGACCGAGCGGCTCAGGAAAAACCACCCTGCTCAGCTTGCTCGGATGCATGAGCCGGCCGAGTTCTGGCCGTATTCGTCTGCGGGGGGTGCGAGCGAGTTGGCTGCCGCCGGAAGAGGAGCCGTCAGAACTCGATGTCAGCGCTCTTCCTGAGCGGTTCCTCACAGATATTCGTAGGCACACCTTCGGCTTCATCTTTCAACAATTCAACCTGGTACGCGGCATCAACGTGCTGGAAAACGTCCTGCTGCCGGCACTGCCGACTGGTGAACCACGGCGCGAAAGCAGCGAACGCGCCCTGAGGCTGCTGGAACGTTTCGGCCTGGCCGCCAAACGCCACCAACGCAGCGAACTCCTGTCCGGCGGCGAGGCCCAGCGCGTCGCCATAGCACGGGCCCTGATCAACAATCCCCGGGTACTGATCGCTGATGAACCGACTGCCCATCTTGATCGCCAGCTCTCCCTCAGTTTTTTAGCCTTGGTCGAGGAATTACGCGACGAAGGCAAGACCCTGGTGATTGCCAGTCATGACCCCCTGATCTATTCTGCGTCGCAGGTCGATTCCCTCATCGAACTGCACGACGGCACCTTGGAAAACCGGTGA
- a CDS encoding ABC transporter permease yields MNRNLERQRNILDFTLASLERRRGKNLSLLLIYSLVIFLLASVMFFTAAIKNEAASLLADAPDMVVQRLSAGRHALIPLDYISTISEIRGVRAVAPRLWGYYFDPVTGANYTVQVPDNRDVAEGEIVIGAGIARSRGIEVNDFLSFRSSRGEILLFPVSRLLSSESELVTSDLVLISENDFRALFNLPTELAVDLAVSVANQRELITIAEKIIEHFPDSRPILKNEILRTYDAIFDWRSGMMVVLLLTSVCAFLIFAWDKASGLSAEEKREIGILKSVGWETSDVLLLKFWEGASVSLCAFLIGVIAAYGHVYFFSAGIFEPALKGWAVIYPEFRLIPRVEFDKLATLFFLTTVPYTLATIIPSWRAATIDPDAALRQ; encoded by the coding sequence ATGAACCGTAATCTCGAACGCCAACGTAACATCCTCGATTTCACTCTTGCCTCCCTTGAACGACGGAGAGGAAAGAATCTCTCGCTCCTGCTGATCTACAGTCTTGTCATTTTTTTACTGGCCTCGGTGATGTTTTTCACCGCAGCGATAAAGAATGAAGCTGCCAGCTTACTGGCCGATGCCCCCGACATGGTGGTGCAGCGGCTCTCTGCCGGCCGCCACGCCCTCATCCCCCTTGATTATATAAGCACCATTTCTGAAATTCGCGGGGTGCGAGCAGTAGCCCCCCGACTTTGGGGATACTATTTCGATCCGGTCACCGGCGCTAACTACACAGTGCAGGTGCCAGACAATCGCGATGTTGCCGAGGGGGAGATAGTCATCGGTGCCGGCATTGCCCGCAGTCGCGGAATAGAAGTGAATGATTTTCTATCCTTCCGCTCCTCCCGTGGTGAAATCCTACTCTTTCCTGTTTCCCGACTATTGTCGAGCGAGTCAGAATTAGTGACCAGCGATCTGGTCCTGATCTCTGAAAATGATTTCAGGGCCTTGTTCAATCTGCCGACGGAACTTGCCGTCGATCTGGCGGTCAGCGTCGCCAACCAGCGGGAACTGATCACGATCGCCGAGAAAATTATTGAACATTTTCCTGATAGCCGCCCCATTCTGAAAAACGAAATACTCCGCACCTACGATGCTATCTTTGACTGGCGGAGCGGCATGATGGTTGTGCTTCTGCTGACCTCGGTCTGTGCCTTCCTGATTTTTGCCTGGGATAAAGCCTCCGGTCTGAGCGCCGAAGAGAAACGGGAGATCGGTATCCTCAAATCAGTCGGATGGGAAACCAGCGATGTCCTGTTGCTCAAATTCTGGGAAGGAGCCAGCGTCTCTCTTTGTGCTTTCCTTATTGGCGTTATCGCCGCTTATGGTCATGTTTATTTCTTTTCAGCCGGAATCTTTGAACCAGCCCTCAAGGGCTGGGCCGTTATCTATCCAGAGTTTCGCCTTATCCCGAGAGTGGAATTTGATAAACTGGCGACCCTCTTTTTCCTGACGACAGTCCCCTACACCCTGGCGACCATCATACCGTCATGGCGGGCGGCGACCATCGACCCCGATGCCGCTCTGAGGCAATAA
- a CDS encoding nitrous oxide reductase accessory protein NosL, producing MSRLRFFLFLTLLLGCVTPLLAAVSLLEPGAKSKCAVCGMFVTRHPDWSAALEVEGASPEFFCSPKDLLKFIHFPKRYLPEISRQHIKNIQVKDYYTLNAIDGRRAWYVTGSDVLGPMGHDLVPFLRREDAEGFLQDHIGRQIVTFEQITPPLLKELD from the coding sequence ATGAGCCGACTGCGCTTCTTCCTGTTCCTGACCCTGCTACTGGGCTGTGTGACACCTCTTCTTGCCGCCGTGTCCCTCCTTGAGCCGGGAGCAAAGAGCAAATGTGCCGTATGCGGCATGTTCGTTACTCGTCATCCTGACTGGTCTGCGGCGCTCGAAGTTGAAGGAGCCAGTCCCGAGTTCTTTTGCTCCCCCAAGGATCTCTTAAAATTTATCCACTTCCCCAAGCGCTATCTGCCGGAAATCTCAAGGCAACATATTAAAAATATTCAAGTCAAGGATTACTACACTCTCAACGCTATCGATGGTCGCCGGGCCTGGTATGTCACGGGGAGCGACGTCCTTGGCCCCATGGGGCACGATCTCGTTCCCTTCCTTCGCCGGGAAGACGCCGAGGGCTTTTTGCAAGATCATATCGGCCGTCAGATCGTCACATTTGAGCAAATCACCCCGCCTCTGTTAAAAGAGTTGGATTAG
- a CDS encoding rod shape-determining protein RodA — protein MFDRRLVTHFDWMLLGLIVAVAGLGILNLCSVTADWSGATPVYLKQLTWFALGLGIAFSLCLFDYRHLEYSAFFAYGFTLFLLLAVMLVGKTAMGATRWLSLGPINLQPSEIAKVVIIITLARYFALHGRLGGLNLKELLIPLGLVLLPVAFILKQPDLGTAMMLLFIGSTMILFAGVKLRTFVTLAGAAVVAAWIGWSFLHDYQRQRIFTFLNPEADPRGSGYHIIQSKIAIGSGSFTGKGFMEGTQSQLAFLPERHTDFAFSVFAEEWGFIGTAVLLTLYLLIIIWGIYIARRASDRFGMYLAVGVTAMLFWHIIINLGMVTGLLPVVGIPLPLFSYGGTSMLTTMIGTGLLLNVSMRRFMF, from the coding sequence ATGTTCGACCGTCGCCTCGTCACCCACTTCGACTGGATGCTTTTGGGATTAATCGTCGCGGTTGCCGGCCTCGGCATCCTCAACCTCTGCAGTGTAACCGCAGACTGGTCCGGGGCCACCCCTGTCTACCTCAAACAGCTTACCTGGTTCGCACTCGGCCTCGGCATCGCCTTCTCACTCTGTCTCTTTGATTATCGTCACCTTGAATATTCCGCTTTTTTCGCTTACGGCTTCACTCTCTTCCTGTTACTGGCAGTCATGCTCGTTGGCAAGACCGCGATGGGAGCGACCCGCTGGCTCAGCCTTGGACCGATCAATCTGCAGCCGAGTGAAATTGCCAAGGTGGTGATTATCATCACCCTGGCCCGCTACTTTGCCCTGCATGGCCGGCTTGGCGGCCTCAATCTCAAAGAGTTACTGATTCCTCTTGGCTTGGTCCTGCTGCCGGTCGCCTTCATCCTCAAACAACCCGACCTCGGCACAGCCATGATGCTCCTCTTTATCGGCTCCACCATGATTCTCTTTGCCGGTGTCAAGCTCCGCACCTTTGTCACCCTGGCCGGTGCCGCCGTCGTCGCGGCCTGGATCGGCTGGTCCTTCCTGCACGATTATCAACGTCAACGCATCTTTACCTTCTTAAACCCCGAAGCTGACCCCCGCGGCAGCGGCTACCACATTATCCAGTCAAAGATCGCTATCGGCTCCGGCAGCTTCACCGGCAAAGGCTTCATGGAGGGGACACAGTCACAACTCGCCTTCCTCCCCGAACGCCATACCGACTTTGCCTTTTCCGTCTTCGCCGAAGAATGGGGGTTTATCGGCACTGCAGTCCTTTTGACCCTGTATCTCCTGATCATCATCTGGGGAATCTATATCGCCCGCCGTGCCTCAGACCGTTTCGGCATGTATCTCGCCGTCGGCGTCACCGCCATGCTCTTTTGGCACATCATTATCAATCTCGGCATGGTCACCGGTCTGCTGCCCGTTGTCGGCATCCCCCTCCCCCTCTTTTCCTACGGCGGCACCAGCATGTTGACAACGATGATCGGCACAGGATTACTTCTCAATGTCAGCATGCGGCGCTTTATGTTTTAA
- the mrdA gene encoding penicillin-binding protein 2 gives MGLNSPGSSASALRRRFYVLSLVAASFFLLLLGRLWYLQVIQSDEYVSLSDRNRTRLIPIEPPRGTIFDRNGELLVENRPSFSVALIRQEIEDPDLLLLRLSTLLGVPYNDLQRKYTLLKRYPPYLPAPLVNDISRDTMEILQENDLHLPGVMIKVIPVRTYTQKERGAHLFGYTGEISEKDLQDPNFTGYRPGDMVGKTGLEKHLEKELRGISGERRVEVDAHGRELRQLQGFAPVPGKKIYLSLDSQLQKVAEEAFGEESGAAVAIDVETGEVLAMASRPTFDPALFSGGISLKEWNALRDDPLKPLQNRAISGQYPPGSTFKLVTAIAALRNGAATAGTTVHCGGSITIGKHNQVIRCWKRDGHGSVDLRRAIKESCDVWFYEVGLKLGIDKLAATALEMGMGQNYDFPLDSVKKGLIPTKEWKKKRFNQSWFNGETAIASIGQGYVLTTPLQLAVMTAAVANGGKVLRPQVVKRIEDLNGRVIFNTAPDTFNILDVPPGMFASVRAGMEAVVHEAGGTGAASRIPGLRIAGKTGTAQVIQSKTAVANGDRKILRDHALFVAYAPVDKPKIAVAVIVEHGGHGGSAAAPVARAIFAEYFGLKDVVTPALKAEPIAPAPETLDPEVSPSELPEEVEAIPPLPDEPAAVSPFGD, from the coding sequence ATGGGGCTTAATTCTCCTGGATCATCTGCATCCGCTCTGCGCCGCCGCTTCTATGTTCTCTCCCTGGTCGCCGCCAGTTTTTTTCTCCTCCTCCTCGGCCGACTGTGGTATCTGCAGGTTATCCAGAGCGATGAATATGTCTCCCTTTCCGATCGCAACCGCACCCGCCTCATCCCCATCGAACCGCCGCGCGGCACAATCTTCGACCGCAACGGCGAGCTCCTCGTCGAGAACCGTCCCTCCTTCAGCGTCGCCCTCATCCGTCAGGAGATCGAGGACCCTGATCTCCTGCTACTGCGCCTCAGCACGCTCCTCGGTGTTCCCTACAACGATCTGCAGCGGAAATACACCTTACTTAAACGCTATCCCCCCTACCTGCCGGCCCCACTTGTCAACGACATCAGTCGCGACACCATGGAGATCCTCCAGGAGAACGATCTGCATCTCCCCGGCGTCATGATCAAGGTTATACCGGTACGCACCTATACTCAGAAGGAAAGAGGCGCACACCTCTTCGGTTATACCGGCGAGATCAGCGAAAAGGACCTGCAAGATCCCAATTTCACTGGATACCGCCCCGGCGACATGGTCGGCAAGACCGGCTTGGAGAAGCATCTCGAAAAGGAACTGCGCGGCATCAGCGGCGAACGCCGCGTCGAAGTCGATGCCCATGGCCGCGAACTGCGCCAGCTACAGGGATTTGCACCGGTCCCTGGCAAGAAGATTTATCTCTCCCTCGACAGTCAACTTCAAAAAGTTGCCGAAGAAGCCTTTGGCGAAGAGAGCGGCGCCGCCGTCGCCATTGACGTCGAGACCGGCGAAGTCTTAGCCATGGCGAGCCGGCCGACCTTCGACCCGGCCCTCTTCTCCGGCGGGATTTCACTCAAAGAATGGAATGCCCTACGCGACGACCCGCTCAAACCGCTGCAGAACCGCGCCATCTCCGGTCAGTACCCCCCCGGTTCGACCTTTAAACTCGTTACCGCCATTGCCGCGCTGCGTAACGGCGCCGCCACCGCCGGGACCACCGTTCACTGCGGCGGCAGCATCACCATCGGCAAACACAATCAAGTCATCCGTTGCTGGAAGCGCGACGGACATGGCAGCGTCGATTTACGCCGGGCAATCAAAGAAAGTTGTGACGTCTGGTTCTATGAAGTCGGTCTCAAACTCGGCATTGACAAGCTTGCCGCCACCGCTCTGGAGATGGGGATGGGGCAAAACTACGACTTCCCCCTCGACAGCGTCAAGAAGGGACTGATCCCGACCAAAGAGTGGAAGAAGAAACGTTTTAACCAGAGCTGGTTCAACGGTGAAACGGCGATTGCCTCCATCGGCCAGGGGTATGTCTTAACCACCCCTCTGCAGCTGGCAGTGATGACTGCCGCGGTTGCCAATGGCGGGAAAGTTCTGCGCCCGCAGGTGGTCAAGCGCATCGAAGACCTCAACGGCCGGGTCATTTTTAACACTGCCCCCGACACTTTCAACATTCTTGATGTACCACCAGGCATGTTTGCCAGCGTTCGCGCCGGGATGGAGGCGGTGGTCCATGAAGCCGGCGGAACCGGCGCCGCCAGTCGGATCCCCGGCCTGCGGATAGCCGGCAAGACCGGGACGGCCCAGGTCATTCAAAGCAAGACCGCTGTCGCCAATGGCGATCGAAAAATACTGCGCGATCACGCCCTCTTTGTGGCTTATGCCCCGGTCGACAAACCGAAGATCGCCGTGGCGGTGATTGTCGAACATGGTGGTCACGGCGGCAGTGCTGCCGCCCCGGTGGCCCGCGCCATCTTTGCCGAATATTTCGGACTCAAGGATGTGGTCACGCCGGCGCTCAAAGCCGAACCCATAGCACCCGCCCCGGAAACCCTCGACCCGGAAGTCTCCCCTTCTGAACTCCCGGAAGAGGTTGAGGCGATCCCTCCCCTCCCTGATGAGCCGGCGGCCGTGTCGCCCTTTGGAGACTAA
- the mreD gene encoding rod shape-determining protein MreD, producing MTRLLVLLTCALLFLLGQTTLLPTLLPHYFKPELLLLLVVYLCLTENVMRGAFLSWGIGLLLDSCGGTHFGLHATIYLSIFIVGRSSIQAVNTESPLLLLFMVFCASLLQSGLMILFGSFADLQRMTPLLLQRATFQGSINVLTALLLISLITGLRRRFAPRLSIPGFDHLREGVHGA from the coding sequence ATGACCCGCCTCCTGGTTCTCCTGACCTGTGCTCTCTTGTTTCTGCTTGGTCAAACGACGTTGCTGCCGACACTCCTCCCCCACTACTTCAAGCCCGAGCTCCTGCTCCTTTTAGTCGTCTATCTGTGTCTGACTGAAAATGTCATGCGTGGCGCTTTCCTGTCCTGGGGAATCGGCCTTCTTCTCGACAGCTGCGGCGGCACACATTTCGGGTTGCATGCCACCATCTATCTGAGCATCTTCATCGTCGGCCGTTCTTCCATACAAGCAGTGAACACTGAGAGCCCCCTCCTTTTGCTCTTTATGGTCTTTTGCGCTTCCCTGCTGCAGAGTGGACTAATGATCCTCTTCGGCAGCTTTGCTGATCTGCAACGGATGACCCCCCTCCTTCTCCAGCGCGCCACCTTTCAGGGGAGTATTAATGTCCTCACCGCCCTTCTTCTCATCTCCTTGATTACGGGTCTGCGAAGACGATTCGCACCACGACTGTCGATCCCCGGCTTTGACCACCTGCGGGAGGGTGTTCATGGGGCTTAA
- a CDS encoding rod shape-determining protein MreC, producing the protein MRELFKKYWRLVSLGFLLIASLSYYSSHLRHKDTPSSLERKLLTVVYPLQKSVMLVGDGVMAVRTNLFGSPEATTARLRNENALLKEQLVGHEERLKENERLKKLLSFSAQREERMVTARVIGVDATSWFRSITIDRGSSDQISSGMAVVSAYGVVGRVVTSTPHSSRVLLVVDAASKLSTITERTRARAICRGDGDGMSLDYLPLTDDVQVGDLLLTSGLGGGFPKGLIVGAVTRVDKRGFDMFQTVEVEPAVDFEHLEEVLVIFSTEVPSSLPVGKP; encoded by the coding sequence ATGCGCGAACTGTTTAAAAAATACTGGAGACTCGTTTCCCTCGGATTCCTTCTGATCGCATCTTTGAGCTATTACAGCTCGCACCTGCGCCACAAAGATACCCCCTCGTCGCTCGAGCGCAAACTCCTCACCGTTGTTTACCCCCTGCAAAAGAGTGTCATGCTCGTCGGCGACGGTGTCATGGCGGTCCGCACCAACCTTTTCGGTTCCCCGGAGGCAACAACGGCCCGTCTGCGTAACGAAAACGCGCTGCTCAAGGAACAACTCGTCGGTCATGAAGAACGACTGAAGGAGAATGAGCGCCTGAAAAAACTCCTTTCTTTCAGTGCGCAGCGGGAAGAAAGGATGGTGACTGCCCGGGTGATCGGCGTCGATGCCACCAGCTGGTTTCGCAGCATCACCATCGACCGCGGCAGCTCGGACCAGATCAGCTCAGGGATGGCCGTTGTCTCCGCTTACGGGGTCGTCGGCCGGGTCGTCACCTCTACTCCCCATTCTTCGCGGGTTCTTCTGGTTGTCGATGCCGCATCGAAACTCTCGACTATTACCGAGCGGACGCGTGCCCGTGCCATCTGCCGCGGCGACGGCGACGGCATGAGCCTCGACTATCTCCCCCTCACCGACGATGTGCAGGTCGGCGATCTCCTCCTCACTTCCGGTCTCGGCGGCGGCTTCCCCAAAGGACTGATCGTCGGAGCCGTGACCCGCGTCGACAAGCGGGGCTTTGATATGTTCCAAACCGTCGAAGTCGAACCGGCTGTCGACTTCGAGCATCTGGAAGAGGTCCTTGTCATCTTCTCTACCGAGGTGCCATCCTCTCTCCCCGTCGGCAAACCATGA
- a CDS encoding rod shape-determining protein (functions in MreBCD complex in some organisms): MFNIFDYVLGMFSNDLAIDLGTANTLVYLKGKGIVVSEPSVVAVQKDYNGQKKVLAVGAEAKKMLGRTPGSIVAIRPMKDGVIADFDITEEMLRHFILKVHNRKTLVRPRIVICVPSGITQVEKRAVRESAESAGAREVYLIEEPMAAAIGAGLPITEASGNMIVDIGGGTTEVAVISLAGIVYAKSVRVGGDKLDEAIVQYIKRKYNMLIGERTAEEIKMRIGNAYPDPAILTMDIKGRDLVSGIPKTLSIDSVEIREAISEPINAIVDAVRVALEQTPPELAADIVDHGITLAGGGALLQGLDKLIHEETGLPVFIADDPLSCVVLGSGKVLDELDLLRQVTTRN; encoded by the coding sequence ATGTTCAACATATTTGATTATGTCCTCGGCATGTTCTCCAACGACCTCGCCATCGATCTCGGTACCGCCAACACCCTGGTCTACCTCAAAGGCAAAGGGATCGTCGTCAGCGAACCGTCGGTGGTCGCAGTACAAAAAGATTATAACGGCCAGAAAAAAGTGCTAGCAGTCGGGGCGGAAGCCAAGAAGATGCTCGGCCGCACCCCCGGCAGCATCGTTGCCATTCGCCCGATGAAGGACGGCGTCATTGCCGACTTTGACATCACCGAAGAGATGTTGCGTCACTTTATCCTCAAAGTCCACAATCGCAAGACGTTGGTAAGGCCGCGCATCGTCATCTGTGTCCCTTCCGGAATCACCCAGGTCGAAAAGAGGGCGGTAAGAGAATCCGCTGAATCGGCCGGCGCCCGCGAAGTCTACCTGATCGAAGAACCGATGGCGGCGGCAATCGGTGCCGGCCTGCCGATCACCGAAGCCTCCGGCAACATGATAGTCGATATCGGCGGCGGCACAACCGAGGTCGCGGTTATCTCCCTTGCCGGGATTGTTTACGCCAAGAGCGTCCGGGTCGGTGGCGACAAACTCGACGAAGCGATCGTGCAGTACATCAAACGAAAATACAACATGCTCATCGGCGAACGCACTGCCGAAGAGATCAAAATGCGCATCGGCAACGCCTATCCTGATCCGGCAATTCTAACCATGGATATCAAAGGGCGGGACTTGGTCAGCGGTATCCCCAAGACGCTGAGTATCGATTCGGTCGAAATCCGCGAAGCAATTTCTGAACCGATCAATGCCATTGTCGATGCGGTCCGTGTCGCCCTGGAACAAACCCCTCCGGAATTGGCCGCTGACATCGTTGATCACGGCATTACCCTGGCCGGCGGCGGCGCCCTTTTACAGGGGCTCGACAAACTGATTCACGAAGAGACCGGGCTGCCGGTCTTTATCGCCGACGATCCTCTCTCCTGTGTCGTCCTGGGCTCGGGAAAGGTTCTCGACGAACTCGATCTGCTGCGACAGGTCACCACCCGCAACTAG
- a CDS encoding phosphoribosylaminoimidazolesuccinocarboxamide synthase — translation MSVIMQTNFPDLKLITRGKVRDIYDLGEHLLIVTSDRISAFDVIMNEGIPKKGQVLTQISIWWFKQMVDLIPNHIIAVDVDDFPVETHKYRQELEGRSMLVKKAKPLPVECIARGYVSGSGWKDYQATGAICGIPLPVGLLESAQLPQPLFTPSTKADLGSHDENISFATTVELCGEEIATQIRDTTLAIYSRARDIAAERGIIIADTKFEFGMYEGKLLWIDEALTPDSSRFWPKDQYKPGGAQPSFDKQFLRDYLETLDWGKTAPAPALPEEILRKTGEKYEEALFRLTGLKL, via the coding sequence ATGTCCGTTATCATGCAGACCAATTTTCCTGATCTCAAGCTGATCACGCGCGGTAAAGTCAGGGATATTTACGATCTCGGCGAACATCTTCTCATAGTCACCTCGGACCGGATTTCGGCCTTTGATGTGATTATGAATGAAGGGATACCGAAAAAAGGGCAGGTCCTCACCCAGATTTCGATCTGGTGGTTCAAGCAGATGGTGGATCTCATTCCCAACCATATCATTGCCGTCGATGTCGATGATTTCCCGGTGGAAACACACAAATATCGCCAGGAACTCGAAGGTCGCTCGATGTTGGTGAAGAAGGCTAAACCGCTGCCGGTCGAATGTATCGCCCGCGGCTATGTCTCCGGATCCGGCTGGAAGGATTATCAGGCAACCGGAGCGATTTGTGGCATTCCCCTGCCGGTTGGCCTGCTTGAAAGCGCTCAGTTGCCGCAGCCGCTCTTCACCCCTTCGACCAAAGCGGATCTCGGCTCGCACGACGAAAATATCTCCTTTGCGACGACCGTCGAATTGTGTGGGGAAGAGATTGCCACCCAGATTCGCGATACGACTCTGGCGATTTACAGCCGGGCCCGGGATATTGCCGCAGAGCGGGGTATCATCATTGCTGACACTAAATTTGAATTCGGTATGTATGAAGGTAAACTCCTCTGGATCGACGAAGCTCTCACCCCGGATTCCTCCCGTTTCTGGCCGAAGGATCAATATAAACCGGGGGGAGCACAGCCGAGTTTCGACAAACAGTTTCTCCGCGATTACCTTGAAACTCTCGATTGGGGGAAGACCGCGCCGGCGCCGGCGCTCCCCGAAGAGATTCTCCGCAAGACCGGAGAGAAGTACGAAGAAGCTCTTTTCCGTTTGACCGGTCTCAAGCTTTAG